The following DNA comes from Amycolatopsis solani.
TCGACTCCGGATCCGCCGCTTCGGCCTCCGCCGTGTACTCGCGCCACTCCTCGGGCTGGGGGAGCCACGCACCGCCCGAACCGAAACCGAACGGCGGCTCGGTGCCCGACCACGGGATCGGGACGCGGCAGCCGTCGCGGCCGGGGTCGGCGCCGTTCGTGCGGGCCCACACCGGGTCCTGGCGCAGCTCGTCCGGGATGTCCAGGACCTCCCAGAGGCCCAGCTCCTCGCCCTGGTAGACGTACAGCCCGCCGGGCAGGGCCAGCGTCAGCAGCGCCGCCGCCCGCGCCCGCTGGGTACCGAGCGAGCGGTCCACCGGCAGTTCGTGCAGCCGGTTCGCGAAGCTGAACCCCGTATCGCCCTCGCGGCCGTAGCGCGTGACGTGCCGCGTGACGTCGTGGTTCGACAGCACCCACGCCGCCGGCGCGCCGACCTCGTCGTGCGCCTTCAGCGTCCGGTCGATGACGTCCCGGAAGCGTTTGCTGTCCCACGGGCAGACCAGGAAGTCGAAGTTGAACGCCGAGTGCAGCTCGTCGCGGCGCAGGTAGCGCGCCGCGCGGGACATGTCCGGCAGCCACATCTCGCCGACCAGCACCCGCTCGCCCGGGTAGCTGTCGACGATCTTGCGCCACGAGCGGTAGATCTCGTGCAGGCCCTCCTGGTCGGAGAACGGCGTCTCGTCGCCGTCTTCGACGTCGGGCAGGTGCGGGTCCTTGACGAGCCCGTCGGCGACGTCGATGCGGAAGCCGTCGACCCCGCGGTCGAACCAGAACCGCAGCACGTCCTCGAACTCCGCGCGGATTTCCGGGTTGTCCCAGTTGAAGTCGGGCTGGCGCGAGCTGTAGAGGTGCAGGTACCACTCACCGTCGGGTACGCGCGTCCACGCGGACCCGCCGAAGCGCGACTTCCAGTTGTTCGGTGGCTCGGACCCGTCCGGGCCGCGGCCGGGCCGGAACCAGAACCGTTGCCGCTCCGGCGATCCCGGGCCCGCCGCCAGCGCGGCCTGGAACCACCGGTGCTCGTCGGAGGCGTGGTTGGGCACGATGTCGATGATCACCCGGATGTCGCGCGCGTGCGCCTCCGCGATCAGCTCTTCGGCCTCGGCGAGCGTGCCGAACAGCGGCTCGATGTCGCGGAAGTCGGCGACGTCGTAGCCGCCGTCGTCCATCGGGGACGGGTACCAGGGGGTGAACCAGATCGCGTCGATCCCCAGGTCGGCCAGGTGGTCCAGCCGGGCGCGGACGCCGGCGAGGTCGCCGACGCCGTCGCCGTTGCCGTCCGCGAAGCTGCGGATGTAGATCTGGTAGATGGCCGCGCTCCGCCACCAGCCGGTCTTGTCGGTCACGAAAGTGCCCCTCCTAGTCGTTGTGGAAAAGCCCTCAGCCCTTGATGCTTCCGGCGGTGAGCCCGGCGAGGATCTGCCGCTGGAACGCCAGGAACAGCGCCACCATCGGCAGGCTGGCCAAAACCATCCCGGCGACGAGCACGTTGAGCGGCATGTCGATCGCCACCCGCTGCAGCATCACCGAGAGCGTCTGCTTTTCGGTGTCCGGGAACACCAGCAGCGGCCAGATGAAGTCCTTCCACGCGGTGACGACCGCGAGGATCGAAACCACGGCCAGGATCGGCCGCGAGATCGGCAGGATGATCTTCCAGAGCGTCCGCACCGGCCCGGCACCGTCGATGCGCGCCGCTTCGATGAGTTCGTCGGGGATCTGGTCGAAGAACCGCTTCAGCAGGTAGATGTTGAACGCGTTCGCCGCCGCGGGCAGCCAGACCGCGGTCGGTGAGTTGATCAGGTTGAGGTGCAGCAGCGGCAGGTCCGTCACCGTCACGTACGTCGGGACGAGCAGGGCCGTGGCCGGCAGCATCAGCGTCGCCAGCATCAGCCCGAGCACGACGTTGCCGAACTTGGGTCGCAGCTTCGACAGCGCGAACGCGGCCGGGACGTCGATGGCCAGCTGCGCCAGCCACGCGCCGCCGGCGACGACGAGCGTGTTGAGGAAGTACTTGCCCAGGTTGAGCTGGCTCCACGCGTCGGCGAAGGTTTCCGGGTGCCACTCGTGCGGGACGAGTGTCGCCGGTGTCTGCGCCAGTTCCTGCGGGGACTTCAGCGCGCCGGTGATCGCCCAGTAGAGCGGGAACATGAAGGCGATGACGAAGACCGCGAGCGTGCACGCGAAGACGACGCCGTAGACGACCTTGCCGCGCGGGCTGCGCAACGCGCTGGGCGAAACGAGGGTTCTCATGACTGGTCCGCCTTCCGCGTCAGCCGGACGTACCACGCCGAGAACACGCCCAGCGCCACGAACAGCAGCAGGCTCATCGCGCTCGCCGAGCCGAAGTCGTTGTAGACGAAGGCGTAGCGGTAGAGCAGGAGCAGCACGGTGACCGTCGAGTCGTCCGGCCCGCCGCCGGTCATCACATACGGCTCGGTGAACACCTGCATGGTCGCGACGACCTGCAGCAGCAGGAGCACCAGCAGGACGAACCGGGTCTGCGGGAAAGTCACGTGCCGCAAGCGTTTCCACACCCCGGCGCCGTCGAGTTCCGCGGCTTCGTAGAGCTCGCCCGGGATCGTGCCGAGTGCGGCGAGGTAAATGAGCGTGGTGCTGCCCATGTTGGCCCACGTCGAGACGAAGACCAGCGACAGCATCGCGGTGCCGGACGAGTCGAGCCACTGGCCGCCGGGCAGGCCGACCGCGCCGAGCGCGGAGTTGAACAGGCCGGGCCCCGGGTCGTAGAACCACTTCCACATCAGCGCCGTGACCACCGGGGGCAGCATCACCGGCAGGTACACGGCGAGCCGGAAGAACGCCTTCGCGTGCCGGATCTCGTTGAGCAGCACGGCGGTCAGGAACGGGACGGCGAAGCCGAAGACGAGCGCGAGCCCGGTGAACAGCAGCGTGTTGCGCCAGGCGACGCCGAACAGCGGGTCTTCGAACAGCTTCGCGAAGTTGTCGAACCCGACCCACGTCGGCGCGTTGACGAAGTCCACCTGCTGGAAGCTCAGCAGCACACCGCGCACGATCGGGTACCAGGAGAACAAGGCGAACACCACCAGCGCGGCGCACAGCAGGCCGTACGCGGTGAGGTTTTCCTTGATCTTGCGCTTGAGCGTGGTGCGGCGGCGTTCTTCCGGCGAGACGGCCGGGCGCCCGGCCCGCGACGAGGACGTCGCGGGCCAGGCGAGGAGGCTACTTGACCTGGGCGAGGACACTGTTGACCTTCGACTCGGCGGACGAGAGCTGCTGGTCGATGTTCGCGTTCTGGTCGGTGAGCACGGCCTGCATCACGCTGTCGAGCGCGGCGTAGATCTGCTGCGCGTTCGGCGGCTCGATGCTGCCCTTGATCTTGCTCGTGGTGTCCACGTAGGACTGGAAGTTCTGTGCGGGAACGTTGGCGTACTTGGCCTTCAGCGCCAGCTGCTGCTCGCGGACCGCGCCGGTCCAGACGTCGGGGGTCGGCTCGGCGGGCAGGCCGACCGGCTGCTTGCCGTCGACGTACTGCTGGATGTGCTTCTCGAAGCGGTCCGGGTTGAGGTACTTCCACTGGATCCACTCGAGGCCGGCCTTGATCTTCTCCGGCGACGCCTTCGGGTTCACCATGTAGCCCTCGCCGCCGAGGAGGGTGCCCTCGCCGCCGGGCATGCCCGCGATGCCGTAGTCCTCGTACTTGCCGTTGAACTGCTTGACCAGCACCGGCACGTTGTCCGGCGCGGCCATGTACATGCCGAGCTGGCCGGAGCCCATCATCCGCTGCACGTCCGTGGCTTCGAGGAGCTGCTTGGCGCCCATCGAGTTGTCGGTCCAGCGCATGTCGTGCAGGTACTGGAGGGCCTTCTTGCCCTTGTCGTTGTTGAAGTCGGCGACCCACTTGTCGCCGTCCTTGCGGGCGATGTCGCCGCCCATCGAGTAGAGCCAGCCGGTCAGGTGCCAGCCGCCCTGGTTGTTCTTGCTGTAGTCGGCGTAGCCCACGACCCCGTTGCCCAGCGCGGTGATCTTCTTGGCGGCGTCCCGGACCTCGTCCCAGGTCTGCGGCGGCTTGTTCGGGTCGAGCCCGGCCTTCTGGAACAGCGGCTTGCTGTAGACGAGCCCCATCGTGTAGTTCATCGTCGGCAGGCCGTAGAGCTTGCCGCCGGCGTCCCGGAAGTTGTCGAGCAGTTCCGGCTTGATGTCGTTGATGTGCGGGACGCTCTTCGCGGCTTCCGTGATGTCGGCGGCCTGGTGCCGCGTGATGATCTGCGCGGGGTCGGTGAAGTAGACGTAGTAGACGTCTTCGAGCTGCCCGCCGGCGAGCTTCGCGGAGAAGGTCTTCGGGTCCATGAAGCCTTCGTGCGGATCGATGTCGATGTTCGGGTGCGAAGCCTCGAACTCCTTGACGTCGGCGTCGAACACGCTGCGCTCGAACGGCTGGCTGGTCGGCGGCTGCCCGGTGACCGTGATCTTCACCTTGCCGCCAGACTGCGCGGCGTTGTCGCCGTCACCGCACGCGGCGAGCGAGAGCGCCAGGCCGCCCGCGGTGAGCAGGCACAACATGCGGCGGGAGACGGTTCGGGACCAGGGACTGCTCATCTCAAGCCTCTTCTCGGGGTCGCGACGGCTGTCACGTGATTGCGGTCACCATAAAGGGGTGGACCAGATCGACGCAATAACCCGACGAGAATTTGCAAGTTACGAACAGGGCGCGAGCGGCTGGGCTGGCGGGCACGACGGCTCGCGGCGGGTCGCGCTGCCGGGGGGTCGCGAATGACTCATTCGGGACGTTGGAGGTCGCGAATGAGTCATTCGCGACGTCGGGGCCCCGCTGCGGCCTGGGGGTGGGGACGGCGAGCGGGGTGCTCGAGCCGGGCCGGGATGACGTGAATGACTCATTCCTGTCGTCTGACGACAGGAATGAGTCATTCACGACATCGGGCGAGGGGGAGGGTCAGCCGATGCGGCGGGCCGTCGAGCCGCGGACCACCAGTTCCGGGGCGAACAGCAGCTCCTCCGCCGCCACCTCGCCGCCGTTGATGCGCTTGACCAGGAGTTCCACCACCGCGCGGCCCATGGCCTCGATCGGCTGGCGGGTCGTCGTCAGGGGCGGGTCGGTGCAGTTCATCAACGCCGAGTCGTCGTAGCCGACCACCGACACGTCGTCCGGCACCGTGAGCCCCTGCCGCCGGGCCGCGCGGACCGCGCCCAGTGCCAAAAGGTCGCTCGCGCACAGCACCGCCGTCGCGCCGCGCGGGTAGAGCCGGGCCGCCGCCGCGTGGCCGCCCTCGATCGAAAACATGCCGTGCTCGACCAGTTCGTCCAGCACCGGCAACCCCAGCTTCGCCGCGTACGACTGGAACGCCGCGAGCTTGCGCTGGGACGGCACGTGGTCCGACGGGCCCAGCACCAGGCCGATCTTCTCGTGCCCGAGCGAGCTCAGGTGCCCGACGACCTGCTCGACCGCCACGGCGTCGTCGCACGACACCTGCGGCAGGCCGAGGTGCTCGACCGCCGCGTTGATCAGCACCGTCGGGAGCCGCCGCTCGACGAGGTGGTGGTAGTGCGAGTGGACCGCGTCCGCCTGCGCGTACAGCCCGCCGGCGAACACCACGCCCGACACCTGCTGCTGCAGGAGCAGCTCGACGTACTCCGCCTCCGACACCCCGCCCGCGGTCCGCGTGCAGAGCACCGGCGTGAACCCCTGCTGGGCGAGTGCGTTGCCCATGATCTCGGCCAGCGCCGGGAAGATCGGGTTCTGCAGCTCGGGCAGCACCAGCCCGACCAGCCGGGCGCGCTCGCCGCGCAGCTGGGTCGGCCGCTCGTACCCCATCACGTCCAGCGCGGTGAGCACGGCGGCGCGGGTGCTGGCGGACACCCCGGACCGGCCGTTGAGCACCCGGCTGACCGTGGCTTCGCTGACCCCGACCTGGCGGGCGACTTCGGCAAGACGACGCGTCATGGGTGAAACTTTACAGCAACCGAGCGCAAAAGTACGACGTGCCATACCGGCGAGGAACTGTCGATCAACGGTCGCGGGGGACGCACATCCCGTTCCTAGCTTGGCTCTCGTGACCAGCACCCTCGACCGCGCCACCACCACTCGCGGGCTCCACACCCTCTTCGCGCTCGCCCTGCTCCTCGCCGCTTACCGCGGCTTCCGGCTGCCGGGCGACTGGGCCGTGACGCTCGAAGCCGTCTCGCTGACCGACGGCTTCCACCGCCGGTTCCTCGTCGGCACCCTGCTCCACCCGCTCGCCCTCGCGACCGGCTACGCGTACTGGGTCTTCGCCGCCGCGGCGTTCGCCGTCCTCGCCGCGCTGCTCGGCGTTCTCGCCTTCGCGTTCGCCCGCGCCCGGCAGCCCGGCCACCGGCTCCTCGTGATCGGCTGGTTGCTCCTGCCGTCCGGCGGCTTCCTCTTCCACGAGGTCGGCTACTTCGACCAGGCCCTCTACCTGCTGCTGTTCGCCGCGCTGTGGCAGCTGCCGCGCCGGCCCGCGCTGGCGTCCGGGCTGCTGACGGCCGCGGTCTTCACCCACGAGATCGCGGCGCTCACCGTGCTTCCCCTCTTCGCGCTCGTCCTCCTGCGGCGGTCCTCGGTGCGGATCACGGCGAAGCTGCTCGTCACGCCGGTCGTGGCGGAACTCGCCGTGCTGATCCTGCCCGCGTCGAGTCCCGGCGCGGTCGCGAGGCTCGAAAAAGCGCTGGCCACCGCGGACTTCACCCCGCGAGCCGACGCGCTCGCGCTGTTCGAACGCACCCAGAGCCAGAGCTGGCAGCTGTATTCGGTCACCGAGGTCCTGCGGTACCTGGCCCCGATCCTCGCCGTGGTCGTGGCCGGCGCCCTGCTGCAACGCCTCGACGCGCTCGCCGTCGCGGCGGTCGCGGCACCGGCGTTGCTGGCCTTCGCCGGGTGGGACTGGGCACGCTGGGGGTTCCTGCTGGTCACCAACCTCGCCGTGGTGCTGTGGCTGAGCCCGGCCGTCCGCCCGCTCCCGTTGCTCGCCACCGCGGCGCTGCTGGCGTACCTGCCGCTGCCGTACTTCGACGCGCAGCACCCGCGCGAACTGACCGGGAGTCAGGCGGTCCTGGGCAGCCGCACGGTGAACACGGCGCCGCCGTCGTTGTGCGCGGTGAGCGATCCGCCGTGCGCCAGCACGTTTTCCCGCGCGATCGCCAGCCCGAGCCCGCTGCCCTCGGTCGCCTGACGCGCGTGGTCGCCTCGGGCGAACCGGTCGAACAGGATCGGCAGCAGGTCGGCCGGGACACCGGGGCCCGCGTCGGCGACGCGCACGACGACGTCGTCGCCGGTGCCGTCGAGGGTGACCGTGACCGGCGCAGAGCCGTGCCGGACGGCGTTGCCCAGCAGGTTGGCCACGACGGTGTGCACCCGCCGCGGGTCGGCGACGACGGTGACGTCCCCGCTCGCCGTGACGGCGGCCTCGACCCCGGTGACCTCGGCCGCGTCGGCGACCAGGTCCGCGAGGTCGACCGGCGCCACCCGCAGGTCGGCCTTCCCGGCGTCGAACCGGGCGATCTCGAGGAGGTCCTCGACGAGCTTCGCCAGCCGCCGGGCCTGGGTGCCGAGGATCTCGGCCGCGCGGGTGCGCGTGGCGGGTTCGGCGTGGTCGAGGGTGTCGACGGTGGCGATCATCGACGCGAGCGGGGTCCGCAGGTCGTGGGCGACGTCGGCGACGAACCGCCGCTGCTGGCGGTCCTTCGCGTGCAGCTCGTCGATCGACGCGCCGAGCCGCGCGGCCATCGCGTTGAACGACCCGGCCAGCGAGGCCACCTCGTCCCGCCCCTTGACCGGCACCCGCGTGCCGAGCGCGCCGGCGCCGAACTCGTCGGCCGCCGCGGACAACGCCTTGATCGGACGCCGGATCCGCCGCCCGATCAGCAGCGCGACGCCGGCTCCGAGCAGGCTGACCACCAGCGCGGTGCGGACGAGCCTCCAGCGCAGTGCGGTCAGGTCGTCGTCGAACTGGCTGAAGTCGAAGAACTGCACGAGGTGGTAGCCGGGGAGGGGCAGGTTCGCGTTGACCAAGAACACCTTGCGGCCGGTGCCCGGCACCCGGGCGTAGGCGCTGCCGAACTGCTCGGGCCGTCGTTGTTCGAACAGGCCCGCCCGCACGGTCCCCAGCATCGCGAGCTTGTCCGGCACCGCGATGGGGCCTTCCGCGCCGCGCACGACGTCGAGGGGACCGCCGGGCCGCTCGGTCACGATCGCCCAGTCCGGGTCGGAGCCGATCCGGATGCGGTCGAGCCACCCCTCGGTGCCGACCTTCGAGAACTCCACCAGCAGCTGCCGGTCGGCGCCCGAATTGGCCACGGCGGAGACGGCGAACCGGCCCAGTGCCTCGTCCGCCTGCACCTGGTAGGCGGCGTACGCCATGACCGCTGTCGCCGTCGTGGTCACCCCGACGATCGCGGCCACGATCCGCGTTCTCAAACTGACGGCCGGGAGCCTCACTTCGTCACCAGCCGGTAGCCGAGGCCGCGGACCGTGCGCAGCAGGACCGGGTTGGCCGGATCGTCCTCGACCTTCGCGCGCAACCGCGCGACGGCCGCGTCGACGATCCGCGAGTCGCCGACGTAGCCGTAGTCCCAGACGCGCTTGAGCAGCGTCTGCCGGCTCAGGACCTGGTTGGGGTGCTCGGCGAACTCGACGAGCAGCCGGATTTCGGTGGCGGTCAGCGCCAGCTCTTCCCCGCCCCGGGTCACCCTCATCGCGGCGGGGTCGATCGCCAGGTCGCCGACGTGCAGCAGCCCGGCCTCGAGCGTGGCGGGCCGCGCCCGGCGGCCGATCGCCTTGATCCGCGCGTCCAGCACGCGGGGCTCCGCCGGCTTCACCACGTAGTCGTCGGCGCCGCATTCGAGCCCGGCGACGACGTCGATCGGGTCGCCGCGGGCGGTCAGCAGGACGATCGGCAGCCGGCTGCGGGCCCGGATCCGGCGGCAGACCTCGAAGCCGTCGATGCCCGGCAGCATGACGTCGAGGAGGACGAATTCGGCCCCGGCCAGCGCGGTGAGCGCCTGCTCGCCGGTGGGCGCGTGGACGACGTCGTGGCCGAGCGCGCGCAAGGCCAGCGAAAGCGCTTCGGCCAGCGCTTGGTCGTCTTCCACCAGCAGCAGACGCGGCATCGGCCCTCCCCGGAGATGATCTCCCGGCGAGGTTAATGCAGGCCGGACGGCGGCCCGGCGGTTCCGTGCGGAACCGTCGAGCCGCCGTGCCGTTTCGTCACACTAGGCGGCCGCCACCTCGAACTCGGAGACCTGACCCGCGGGCCAGCCGGTGTTGCCGGTGAACGTCAGCCGCACGAAACGCTGCGACGTCGCTGTGAAGGAGGCCGACGCCGTGTTGCCGGAAGCCGGGTCGAACGCGTAGCCGCGCGAGCCCACCAGCGTCGTGTACGTCCCGCCGTCCGTGCTGCCGGAGATCGTCACCGTCTCCGTCCGTGCGCCCCACGCCGAGGACGGCGGCAGTTTGAGCGTGACCTTGGTGATGGACGCCGCCGCGCCCAGGTCCACCGTCAGCGTCTGCGGGAACGCGTTGTTCGCGCTCTCCCAGTACGTGTCGGCGTTGCCGTCGTTGGCGTTCGACGGCGGGAACCCGCCCTGGGAGGCCGACGCGCTGATCGCCTTGCCCTTCGCGATGTTGCTGCCGGACTGCGGCGGCTGCGGCGGACCCGAGTTCGGCGCGGGCCAGGACGAGCAGTCGCCCCAGGTCCCGGTCCAGCCGCTGTTGCCGGATCCGCCGAAGGTCATCTTCGGGATCGACGCCGGGTACGGGCAGTTGTACGTCCCGGTCACGCCGACGCCGGACGCCGTCAGGTTGCTGATCGACACCGACCCCTGCGTCTGCGACTGCGCCACGAACGTGCCCACGCCCTGCACGGAGACGCCGTCGATGGTGATGCCCTGGATCTGCTTGCCCTGCCCGTTGCCGTCGATGAACTGGATGGCCTCGTACGGGCTCTGGATCGCGGTGAACCCGGTGACCCGGATCGTCACGCCGGTGATCGCCTGGTCACGCGCGTCGAACCACAGCGCGCCGACGCCGAACTGCCAGTTCGGGTCGAGCGCCCCGGCTCGCAGCGCGGTGTTGTTCGACAGCGTCACCGTGCCGCCGAGCGGCACCGAGTTGAACCGGTTCGCGACCAGGTAGCCGCCGCCGAGCGCGTTGGTGTCCTGGACGAGGTTGCCGCTCACCGTGTTGTTCGAACCGCCGTACAACGCGATGCCGTTGGCCAGGTTCGGCTGCACGACCGTGTTGTTCACCAGCGAGTTGCCCGAGTCGGCCTGCCCGTTGGACCACAGCGCGAGCCCGTCGTCGCCGTTGTTGCGCAGGTAGTTGTTGCGCAACGTCGAGTTCGTGACGGCGCCGTCGAAGTTCACGCCGTCGGCCTGCGTGTCGAGGATGCGGTTGTTCTCGATGGTGAGGTTCGAGGACGCGCCGTTCATCAGCCACAGCCCGCACTTGGTGTCCTGGATCCACAGTCCACTCACGACCGAACCGGTGCCCAGGACGCCGTGGAACGCGTTGTCCGGGCTGCCGTCGTTGCGTTCGGTGACGTCGCCGAAGACCGCGAAGTCGTACAGCTTGATGTTGCCGGACGCGCTGCCGTTGTTGAAGATGTTGTTGCCGTGCAACACGGTGTACCACTGGCCGGCGCCGCGGACGGTGGTCTGGTCGATCTGCAGCGCCGAGCCGATTTCGAACCGGCCGGCCGGAACCCAGACTTCGCGACCCTGCGAACGGGCCGCCGAAAGCGCGGTGCGGAACGCCTGCGTGTCGTCCGAGGAGTCGTTCGCCGTGGCTCCGTAGTCGGTCACCGAAAGGGCGTTCGCCGGCTTCGATCCCGCACCGCCGACCTGCTCGAAGTCGGCGAGATCGATGGTCGCCTGGCCGACGTCACCGGAATCAACCTGTACCCGGACCTTCGCCCCCGCCGCCAGGTTCTGCCCGAGCAGCACGCGTGCGTCGTCGAAGAAGTGGTGGGTCTTCGAGCCGGTGATGAAGCCGGTGTCCACATAGGTGTAGCGGGACGTCACGGGCAGCGCGAGCTTGGACCCGTTGACCGACACCGAAAGCCGGCCGGACGAACCGTCGGGCAGGTTGTAGTGGACGTTGATCGAGTTCGCCGCCGCGGGCAGCGTGAACTCTACGTACTGACCGGTCGTGATCTTCACGGCCTGCCGCCCGGAGGCTTCAGACGCGATGCTGCCTTGCGTGTAGTCGGGGCCGACGGCCGAACCGGTGGTCGCCGAGCACTCGGCCTCGACCGTCCGGAACGGCACGCTCGCGCCCCCGGATGCGGTCGTGGGACAGGTGGCGGCCGCGGCGGGCGTGCCGCCGGACAGCACCGCCAGGCCGGACGCGGCGAGCGCGGCGGCGAGCAGGGCCGGGATGCGGGACATCGTCATCACCTCTCAGGACGAATAGGC
Coding sequences within:
- a CDS encoding LacI family DNA-binding transcriptional regulator, with amino-acid sequence MTRRLAEVARQVGVSEATVSRVLNGRSGVSASTRAAVLTALDVMGYERPTQLRGERARLVGLVLPELQNPIFPALAEIMGNALAQQGFTPVLCTRTAGGVSEAEYVELLLQQQVSGVVFAGGLYAQADAVHSHYHHLVERRLPTVLINAAVEHLGLPQVSCDDAVAVEQVVGHLSSLGHEKIGLVLGPSDHVPSQRKLAAFQSYAAKLGLPVLDELVEHGMFSIEGGHAAAARLYPRGATAVLCASDLLALGAVRAARRQGLTVPDDVSVVGYDDSALMNCTDPPLTTTRQPIEAMGRAVVELLVKRINGGEVAAEELLFAPELVVRGSTARRIG
- a CDS encoding carbohydrate ABC transporter permease, whose protein sequence is MRTLVSPSALRSPRGKVVYGVVFACTLAVFVIAFMFPLYWAITGALKSPQELAQTPATLVPHEWHPETFADAWSQLNLGKYFLNTLVVAGGAWLAQLAIDVPAAFALSKLRPKFGNVVLGLMLATLMLPATALLVPTYVTVTDLPLLHLNLINSPTAVWLPAAANAFNIYLLKRFFDQIPDELIEAARIDGAGPVRTLWKIILPISRPILAVVSILAVVTAWKDFIWPLLVFPDTEKQTLSVMLQRVAIDMPLNVLVAGMVLASLPMVALFLAFQRQILAGLTAGSIKG
- a CDS encoding response regulator transcription factor, coding for MPRLLLVEDDQALAEALSLALRALGHDVVHAPTGEQALTALAGAEFVLLDVMLPGIDGFEVCRRIRARSRLPIVLLTARGDPIDVVAGLECGADDYVVKPAEPRVLDARIKAIGRRARPATLEAGLLHVGDLAIDPAAMRVTRGGEELALTATEIRLLVEFAEHPNQVLSRQTLLKRVWDYGYVGDSRIVDAAVARLRAKVEDDPANPVLLRTVRGLGYRLVTK
- a CDS encoding ABC transporter substrate-binding protein — encoded protein: MSSPWSRTVSRRMLCLLTAGGLALSLAACGDGDNAAQSGGKVKITVTGQPPTSQPFERSVFDADVKEFEASHPNIDIDPHEGFMDPKTFSAKLAGGQLEDVYYVYFTDPAQIITRHQAADITEAAKSVPHINDIKPELLDNFRDAGGKLYGLPTMNYTMGLVYSKPLFQKAGLDPNKPPQTWDEVRDAAKKITALGNGVVGYADYSKNNQGGWHLTGWLYSMGGDIARKDGDKWVADFNNDKGKKALQYLHDMRWTDNSMGAKQLLEATDVQRMMGSGQLGMYMAAPDNVPVLVKQFNGKYEDYGIAGMPGGEGTLLGGEGYMVNPKASPEKIKAGLEWIQWKYLNPDRFEKHIQQYVDGKQPVGLPAEPTPDVWTGAVREQQLALKAKYANVPAQNFQSYVDTTSKIKGSIEPPNAQQIYAALDSVMQAVLTDQNANIDQQLSSAESKVNSVLAQVK
- a CDS encoding glycoside hydrolase family 13 protein is translated as MTDKTGWWRSAAIYQIYIRSFADGNGDGVGDLAGVRARLDHLADLGIDAIWFTPWYPSPMDDGGYDVADFRDIEPLFGTLAEAEELIAEAHARDIRVIIDIVPNHASDEHRWFQAALAAGPGSPERQRFWFRPGRGPDGSEPPNNWKSRFGGSAWTRVPDGEWYLHLYSSRQPDFNWDNPEIRAEFEDVLRFWFDRGVDGFRIDVADGLVKDPHLPDVEDGDETPFSDQEGLHEIYRSWRKIVDSYPGERVLVGEMWLPDMSRAARYLRRDELHSAFNFDFLVCPWDSKRFRDVIDRTLKAHDEVGAPAAWVLSNHDVTRHVTRYGREGDTGFSFANRLHELPVDRSLGTQRARAAALLTLALPGGLYVYQGEELGLWEVLDIPDELRQDPVWARTNGADPGRDGCRVPIPWSGTEPPFGFGSGGAWLPQPEEWREYTAEAEAADPESMLSLYRAGLRLRRDLPTGSLEWLSSGEGVLAFRIGAEFTFALNFSDTPVPLPAGEVLLASGAVTDTLPTDTAVWLRG
- a CDS encoding sensor histidine kinase, translated to MRLPAVSLRTRIVAAIVGVTTTATAVMAYAAYQVQADEALGRFAVSAVANSGADRQLLVEFSKVGTEGWLDRIRIGSDPDWAIVTERPGGPLDVVRGAEGPIAVPDKLAMLGTVRAGLFEQRRPEQFGSAYARVPGTGRKVFLVNANLPLPGYHLVQFFDFSQFDDDLTALRWRLVRTALVVSLLGAGVALLIGRRIRRPIKALSAAADEFGAGALGTRVPVKGRDEVASLAGSFNAMAARLGASIDELHAKDRQQRRFVADVAHDLRTPLASMIATVDTLDHAEPATRTRAAEILGTQARRLAKLVEDLLEIARFDAGKADLRVAPVDLADLVADAAEVTGVEAAVTASGDVTVVADPRRVHTVVANLLGNAVRHGSAPVTVTLDGTGDDVVVRVADAGPGVPADLLPILFDRFARGDHARQATEGSGLGLAIARENVLAHGGSLTAHNDGGAVFTVRLPRTA
- a CDS encoding discoidin domain-containing protein is translated as MTMSRIPALLAAALAASGLAVLSGGTPAAAATCPTTASGGASVPFRTVEAECSATTGSAVGPDYTQGSIASEASGRQAVKITTGQYVEFTLPAAANSINVHYNLPDGSSGRLSVSVNGSKLALPVTSRYTYVDTGFITGSKTHHFFDDARVLLGQNLAAGAKVRVQVDSGDVGQATIDLADFEQVGGAGSKPANALSVTDYGATANDSSDDTQAFRTALSAARSQGREVWVPAGRFEIGSALQIDQTTVRGAGQWYTVLHGNNIFNNGSASGNIKLYDFAVFGDVTERNDGSPDNAFHGVLGTGSVVSGLWIQDTKCGLWLMNGASSNLTIENNRILDTQADGVNFDGAVTNSTLRNNYLRNNGDDGLALWSNGQADSGNSLVNNTVVQPNLANGIALYGGSNNTVSGNLVQDTNALGGGYLVANRFNSVPLGGTVTLSNNTALRAGALDPNWQFGVGALWFDARDQAITGVTIRVTGFTAIQSPYEAIQFIDGNGQGKQIQGITIDGVSVQGVGTFVAQSQTQGSVSISNLTASGVGVTGTYNCPYPASIPKMTFGGSGNSGWTGTWGDCSSWPAPNSGPPQPPQSGSNIAKGKAISASASQGGFPPSNANDGNADTYWESANNAFPQTLTVDLGAAASITKVTLKLPPSSAWGARTETVTISGSTDGGTYTTLVGSRGYAFDPASGNTASASFTATSQRFVRLTFTGNTGWPAGQVSEFEVAAA
- a CDS encoding carbohydrate ABC transporter permease encodes the protein MSSPRSSSLLAWPATSSSRAGRPAVSPEERRRTTLKRKIKENLTAYGLLCAALVVFALFSWYPIVRGVLLSFQQVDFVNAPTWVGFDNFAKLFEDPLFGVAWRNTLLFTGLALVFGFAVPFLTAVLLNEIRHAKAFFRLAVYLPVMLPPVVTALMWKWFYDPGPGLFNSALGAVGLPGGQWLDSSGTAMLSLVFVSTWANMGSTTLIYLAALGTIPGELYEAAELDGAGVWKRLRHVTFPQTRFVLLVLLLLQVVATMQVFTEPYVMTGGGPDDSTVTVLLLLYRYAFVYNDFGSASAMSLLLFVALGVFSAWYVRLTRKADQS